A region of the Cannabis sativa cultivar Pink pepper isolate KNU-18-1 chromosome 3, ASM2916894v1, whole genome shotgun sequence genome:
TGCGGTTATGTGGGGATTGCAAGGTTGATTTTCAATAGGATGAGAGAAAGGACTGTTGTTTCTTGGAACTCAATGATTGATGGGTATGTTCAAAGTGATGATCCCAAGGAAGCATTGGAGATATTTCAAAAGATGTTGGATGAGGGTTTTGAACCATCTAATGTTACTATAATGGAGGCATTGCATGCTTGTGGTGATTTAGGTGATATTGAGAGGGGAAGGTTCCTTCATAAATTGTTGGATAGACTGGGTCTTGGGTCTAATGTTTCTGTAATGAATTCTCTGATATCGATGTATACAAAATGTAAGAGAGTGGATATTGCTGCCAAGATCTTTGAAAATTTGCAGGGTAAAACTCCTGTTTCATGGAATGCAATGATATTAGGGTATGCTCAAAATGGGCAAGTAAAGGAAGCTTTGAGTCACTTTAGTGAGATGCAATCTCAAAATATAAAGATGGATACATTTACCATGGTTAGTGTCATTCCTGCTTTGGCAGAGTTATCTATTACACGCCAGGCCAAGTGGATTCATGGGCTTGTTATAAGATCTTGTTTCGATAAAAATGTTTTTGTGATGACTGCTCTTGTAGACATGTATGCAAAATGTGGAGCCATTAACACTGCAAGAAAACTCTTTGATATGATGGGTGAGAGGCATGTGACAACATGGAATGCCATGATAGATGGATATGGAACACATGGGGCTGGAAAAGCTGCAGTTGATTTGTTCAAGAAAATGCAAAAGGGTGCTATTAAACCCAATGAGGTAACATTTCTATGTGTTATCTCTGCTTGCAGCCACTCAGGTTTGGTGGAAGAGGGGCTTGAATCCTTTGAGAGCATGAAGAAAGATTATGGCCTAGAGCCTGCAATGGATCACTATGGAGCCATGGTTGATCTTCTTGGTAGAGCTGGCCAGCTCAATGAGGCTTGGAAGTTTATTCAGAAAATGCCAATTGAGCCTGGGATTACAGTGTTTGGTGCCATGTTAGGTGCTTGTAGAATTCACAAAAATGTTGAGCTTGGAGAAAAGGCAGCCATGAAAATATTTCAGTTAAATCCAAATGATGGTGGCTACCATGTATTGCTTTCTAACATATATGCATCAGCTTCAATGTGGGATAAAGTTGCCGAAATTCGAACAATGATGGAGAAAAAAGGGCTAAAGAAAACTCCAGGCTGCAGCTTAGTAGATTTAGGAAAAGAACTTCATACTTTCTACTCTGGAAGCACTCTACATC
Encoded here:
- the LOC133035756 gene encoding pentatricopeptide repeat-containing protein At1g11290, chloroplastic codes for the protein MMSSQVSTLTTLNNLSISTPPSTSSKLRLSSSSYHSLSQRTHIPFHVYKHPSAILLELCTSLQELRQIIPLIIKNGLYGELLFQTKLLSLFCKYGSVVEAVRVFESVEDKADVFYHTMLKGYAKNSSLEDSFSFYCRMKCDDVEPVVYNFTYLLKVIGDNSDLRRGKEIHGQLITSGFALNLFAMTSVVNLYAKCGRIDEAYKMFDRMPERDLVSWNTIIAGYAQNGHAKKALSLIVRMQHEGQRPDSVTLVTVLPAAADVKSLRIGKSIHGYVLRAGFESHVNIATALVDMYSKCGYVGIARLIFNRMRERTVVSWNSMIDGYVQSDDPKEALEIFQKMLDEGFEPSNVTIMEALHACGDLGDIERGRFLHKLLDRLGLGSNVSVMNSLISMYTKCKRVDIAAKIFENLQGKTPVSWNAMILGYAQNGQVKEALSHFSEMQSQNIKMDTFTMVSVIPALAELSITRQAKWIHGLVIRSCFDKNVFVMTALVDMYAKCGAINTARKLFDMMGERHVTTWNAMIDGYGTHGAGKAAVDLFKKMQKGAIKPNEVTFLCVISACSHSGLVEEGLESFESMKKDYGLEPAMDHYGAMVDLLGRAGQLNEAWKFIQKMPIEPGITVFGAMLGACRIHKNVELGEKAAMKIFQLNPNDGGYHVLLSNIYASASMWDKVAEIRTMMEKKGLKKTPGCSLVDLGKELHTFYSGSTLHPQSKQIYSFLETLGEKIKAAGYVPDTNSIHDVEDDVQKQLLNSHSEKLAISFGLLNTSPGTTLHIRKNLRVCGDCHNATKYISLVTGREIIVRDMHRFHHFKNGTCSCGDYW